The nucleotide sequence AATAGTTAgggttttgaaaattacaaaaatgaccCTTAAAACGGTTTTAAATGAAGGGAAATCTAGTATTTTACACAGGGTTGTCAAAAGCGCCCGCTTTGACCCGCATCACGCCCGCTTTTGCCTGCAATTGCGCCCGCTTCATACGCTTTCTCCAAATGCTCCGTGTTGGAGCGCTGCGTCGCGCTTTGTTGTTTTTGGCCGCTTCGCGCCGTGTTCGGCCGCTATTGACAACACAGATTGCAGGACATCATCTTTTGTAGGTAATGCAGAAATTGCCCCTCTCTGGGTCACCATGATCGCGCCACATACACTGGCGAAATATAACGCCTTCCGGAGACGTTTCTCATCCTGCCACACAAAATAAACACTCACAACTTTTTTCTAAATCAACAACTAGAATGCGTAAAGATATCTGAATTACCTTGAAAATACTTGGGTCAGAAGCTATGTAGTAGAGAATCCCACTAACAAATGCATCACCAGCACCAGTTGTGTCAACAGGTTCAACATTTAAACCTCTAACTTTGCCCTTAAAATCCTGCACAAAAATTTAGTAATCACTATTAGCTGAATGCTGGTCACTCACATGACAAGATAGTACTGTGAAATATTAAACCTCGAAGCAAACCTTGCTTATGTTTTACAACTTGCCATTCGTCATTGAGTGTCGAAATTGTTAATTTACATTCAACAAGTCACAGCCAACATTTTATTCCACTCATCCGAATAAAGAgcaaagaaaataatgaaatgagGGATTATAAAACCTATTCAGACAATTAAAATATGAGGGCAAGCTTACGTTGGTGTAATATCTACAACCCTCCGACCCACCGGTAACAATTAGAAGCTTGAGAGTAGGGTGAAAAAGCTTTTTtattacatcatcatcatcacaagGATCACCAGCATCAATCAAATGAGTGATCTCATCTTTGCTGATCTGCAATACATAAGAAATTAACACTTCAGATAGACTCagagaaagaaaatagaatGACGTGCAATGGCATTTATAAAGTGTATTGCATAAAAGTGAAAAACTAGACAAATAAAATTTACCTTTATGACATCGGCTAGATTCCATATGCTCATTATACCCTCTCGAGCAACCTCGGCTGATGGCCATAGTGCCAATTTCAATTTCGGATCATACGAGAGAATGCAATCACAGGTTTTAGCAAATCTCAAGGCAGCAAGAAAAGACGTCTTGCATTGCTCATAAATCAAACCGATGGAACCATAATGGAATATTTTAGCCTTCTTGATGAGTTTACGATCAAGCTCTGACTCATACAGAAGCATATTAGCAGCAACAGGAGTACTGGAAAACGACCACTCGCGCACGTCGTCATCAGCTCTAAGTGAAACATAAGCCAATTTGGTGCTGAcattataatcaaaatcaacCCGCATGCCAGATGTATCAAcattattttcctttaaaagATCAACCAACAAATACCCAGCTTTATCTGCTCCAACCTAAAACGCAGACGGTAATGAGTTAAGCTATCAATTTCTCAGCCAACATAGATTCACATCCCTAAAATTCAGAATACTACTGCAAGAAGTATTATTCCTAGGTACAATCTACAAGTAAATACATGATATCTGTAGGAAAATcttttaaactaatttaatttaacaataAGTAAAGGGAAAAAGGTAGAATGTGGTGGAAATGGGAAGTTATGGTTGGTTAGGTTTTAAAGTGGTTTCTATTTGATGGGaatgaaaaatagaaaatgagtAAAAGATATTCCTCAAAATGCATGAACTTTAACCATTACATTCCCAGGCTCACTTTTCAGGGAGTTTATTTGTTTACCttgaaacacacacacacacatacatgcCATTCATAAAAGtgtaatcaatttcaaataacCCAACACATAACAGATTTCTTAAATATGAagatttgaacaaatcaaacatTGAAGTCATGTAGATAGTAACAAGAAACCACATAACCATGTCAATAAATAGACATAGATGTACACCTTACTCATAAATGCAGATGAACCCCCCAACTTAGAGATGCCAACTGCCACGTTTGCAATAGCACCACCAAGATCTCTCCTGCAGGGACCAGACGGTTCGtgaatataaatgtaatatatcAACAGTTcaccaaaacaaacaaccaGTCCACTTGTTTTGCTGTAGCCTTCTGTTACGGGAAAATCAGGTAATTTGTAGGGCCTGGACATAGGAGGTACTCCATCCTTATTAGCTTTTGTATTCCGTAAGTTACCAGCAAAACCATTGCTTGCTTGGATATGAGTGTCAAAACTACATGAGTAGGGCATGGACACAGGAGGAGCTTGGACAGTATGAGTGTTGTCATCATCAACTAATCCTCCTCCCAATACATCAACAGAAT is from Medicago truncatula cultivar Jemalong A17 chromosome 1, MtrunA17r5.0-ANR, whole genome shotgun sequence and encodes:
- the LOC112418556 gene encoding probable fructokinase-7, whose amino-acid sequence is MGKGKRRSKTAAAAIYQSLPPQHKKVPSKTVEISGDSDDHSLHIPLPPSPSTSDCPIYKQLIKLGFYLKREKVDDCLRQLGDSINGLNDLEKADICYRKFLFTDLNSCGSGFNLLISAIYCFNSVDVLGGGLVDDDNTHTVQAPPVSMPYSCSFDTHIQASNGFAGNLRNTKANKDGVPPMSRPYKLPDFPVTEGYSKTSGLVGADKAGYLLVDLLKENNVDTSGMRVDFDYNVSTKLAYVSLRADDDVREWSFSSTPVAANMLLYESELDRKLIKKAKIFHYGSIGLIYEQCKTSFLAALRFAKTCDCILSYDPKLKLALWPSAEVAREGIMSIWNLADVIKISKDEITHLIDAGDPCDDDDVIKKLFHPTLKLLIVTGGSEGCRYYTNDFKGKVRGLNVEPVDTTGAGDAFVSGILYYIASDPSIFKDEKRLRKALYFASVCGAIMVTQRGAISALPTKDDVLQSVLSIAAEHGAKRPKTTKRDAALQHGAFGESV